The following proteins come from a genomic window of Bacillus alveayuensis:
- a CDS encoding phosphoribosylaminoimidazole-succinocarboxamide synthase (product_source=KO:K01923; cath_funfam=3.30.200.20,3.30.470.20; cog=COG0152; ko=KO:K01923; pfam=PF01259; superfamily=56104; tigrfam=TIGR00081) → MNIQKGPLLYEGKAKKIYQTNENDVLYVVYKDSATAFNGEKKAEINGKGILNNEISSLLFEMLKEKGIPTHFIQRISSREQLVKRVSIIPLEVVVRNVVAGSLSKRLGLKEGIEIKKPIIEYYYKNDDLGDPFINQAHIELLEIATKEQLAKMEEIALKVNDILTKYFAEREVRLIDFKLEFGVAEDGTILLADEISPDTCRLWDAKTNEKLDKDVFRRDIGNLTDAYTEILKRLGGTVPCTK, encoded by the coding sequence ATGAACATTCAAAAAGGGCCGTTATTATATGAAGGAAAAGCAAAAAAAATTTATCAAACTAATGAAAACGATGTTTTATACGTCGTTTATAAAGATTCAGCAACCGCCTTTAATGGTGAGAAAAAAGCGGAGATTAACGGGAAAGGCATTTTAAACAATGAAATTTCCAGTCTACTATTTGAAATGCTCAAGGAAAAAGGGATTCCTACCCACTTTATTCAACGTATTTCGTCTCGTGAGCAATTAGTAAAGCGAGTATCCATTATTCCGTTAGAAGTTGTCGTTCGCAATGTTGTAGCCGGAAGTTTATCAAAGCGTCTTGGACTTAAAGAAGGAATAGAGATCAAAAAGCCTATTATTGAGTACTACTATAAAAACGATGATTTAGGAGATCCGTTTATTAATCAAGCTCATATCGAGTTATTAGAAATTGCGACAAAGGAACAATTAGCGAAAATGGAAGAAATCGCTTTAAAGGTCAATGATATTTTAACGAAATATTTTGCGGAGCGGGAAGTAAGGCTAATAGATTTTAAATTGGAATTTGGTGTAGCAGAAGACGGAACGATTCTTTTAGCAGATGAGATCTCCCCAGATACGTGCCGTCTTTGGGATGCGAAAACAAATGAAAAGCTCGATAAAGATGTGTTCAGACGTGATATTGGCAATTTAACAGATGCTTATACGGAAATTTTAAAACGATTAGGAGGTACAGTTCCATGTACAAAGTAA
- a CDS encoding adenylosuccinate lyase (product_source=KO:K01756; cath_funfam=1.10.275.10,1.10.40.30,1.20.200.10; cog=COG0015; ko=KO:K01756; pfam=PF00206,PF10397; smart=SM00998; superfamily=48557; tigrfam=TIGR00928), giving the protein MIERYTRPEMGAIWTEENRFKAWLEVEILACEAWAELGVIPKEDVKKIREKASFNIERIKEIEEETRHDVVAFTRAVSETLGEERKWVHYGLTSTDVVDTALSYLLKQANEILLKDIENFIEILKNKAIEHKYTVMMGRTHGVHAEPTTFGLKMALWYEEMKRNLERFKRAKEGIEVGKISGAVGTYANIDPFVEKYVCEKLGLKPAPISTQTLQRDRHADYVGTLALIATSIEKFAVEIRGLQKSETREVEEFFAKGQKGSSAMPHKRNPIGSENMTGMARVVRGMMLTAYENVPLWHERDISHSSAERIILPDVTIALNYMLNRFGNIVKNLTVFPENMKRNMDKTLGLIYSQRVLLALINTGMTREEAYDLVQPKAMEAWERQVPFRELIEAEEKITSRLTKEQIDDCFDYQYHLKNVDVIFERCGLTE; this is encoded by the coding sequence ATGATCGAACGTTATACAAGACCGGAAATGGGTGCGATTTGGACAGAGGAAAATCGCTTTAAAGCTTGGCTTGAGGTGGAAATTTTAGCTTGTGAAGCATGGGCAGAATTGGGAGTCATTCCTAAAGAAGACGTCAAAAAAATACGAGAAAAGGCGTCCTTTAATATCGAGCGTATTAAAGAAATTGAAGAAGAAACAAGACATGATGTAGTGGCTTTTACCCGTGCGGTATCAGAGACGTTAGGGGAAGAAAGAAAGTGGGTGCACTACGGCTTAACGTCAACAGATGTAGTAGATACGGCTTTATCTTATTTATTAAAGCAAGCAAATGAAATTTTGCTGAAAGACATTGAAAACTTTATAGAAATCTTGAAAAACAAGGCGATTGAACATAAATATACGGTCATGATGGGACGTACACATGGGGTCCATGCTGAGCCGACAACATTTGGCTTAAAGATGGCACTATGGTATGAAGAAATGAAAAGAAATTTAGAACGTTTTAAACGAGCAAAAGAAGGCATTGAAGTTGGGAAAATTTCCGGAGCTGTTGGAACATATGCCAACATCGATCCGTTTGTTGAAAAATATGTTTGCGAAAAGCTTGGCTTAAAGCCTGCCCCAATTTCCACGCAAACTTTACAACGGGACCGTCATGCTGATTATGTCGGTACACTTGCATTAATTGCGACTTCCATAGAGAAATTTGCGGTTGAAATTCGTGGTTTGCAAAAGAGTGAAACACGTGAAGTGGAGGAATTTTTTGCGAAAGGGCAAAAAGGGTCTTCAGCAATGCCGCATAAGCGAAATCCAATTGGCTCTGAAAATATGACTGGTATGGCTAGAGTCGTTCGCGGCATGATGTTAACAGCCTATGAAAATGTGCCTCTATGGCATGAACGCGACATTTCGCATTCATCTGCAGAGCGCATTATTTTACCAGATGTAACGATTGCCTTGAACTATATGCTTAACCGCTTTGGGAATATTGTTAAAAATTTAACGGTATTCCCAGAAAACATGAAGAGAAATATGGACAAAACGTTAGGCCTAATTTATTCACAGCGTGTACTTTTAGCCCTTATTAATACGGGTATGACGCGTGAAGAAGCGTATGATTTAGTACAGCCAAAGGCAATGGAGGCTTGGGAGCGTCAAGTACCGTTCCGTGAACTCATAGAGGCAGAAGAGAAAATTACTTCGCGGCTAACAAAAGAACAAATTGATGACTGCTTTGACTATCAATATCATTTGAAAAATGTTGATGTGATTTTCGAACGCTGCGGCTTAACAGAATAA
- a CDS encoding 5-(carboxyamino)imidazole ribonucleotide synthase (product_source=KO:K01589; cath_funfam=3.30.1490.20,3.30.470.20,3.40.50.20; cog=COG0026; ko=KO:K01589; pfam=PF02222; superfamily=51246,52440,56059; tigrfam=TIGR01161), whose product MYKTILPGQTIGIIGGGQLGRFMAIAAKNMGYNVAVLDPTPNCPCGQVSDIEITASYDDLDAIQKLAEISDVITYEFENIDYQALNWLEEHAYLPQGSKLLSITQDRKMEKEGIEQAGAKVALYKVVETEQQLQEGIEEIGLPCVLKTCRGGYDGKGQWVIKAFDDAKQAKVLLQQGRCVLEKWIPFEKEISVIVTRSVKGEMTTFPVAENIHVHNILHESIVPARISNSLKEKAKNLAIMVAENLGLIGTLAVEMFVTNDDIYINELAPRPHNSGHYTMDLCQTSQFEQHVRAICGLPLAPTSMLHEGVMVNILGQHIERVMKEDDILRKGKLYLYGKKEAKENRKMGHITFFTTEIEDVLQVIDESNIWGK is encoded by the coding sequence TTGTATAAAACGATTTTGCCAGGGCAAACAATTGGAATCATCGGCGGGGGGCAGCTTGGTCGTTTTATGGCGATTGCCGCAAAAAACATGGGATATAACGTAGCTGTATTAGATCCAACACCAAATTGCCCGTGTGGCCAAGTAAGCGACATAGAAATTACGGCATCCTATGACGATTTAGATGCTATACAAAAGCTTGCGGAAATTAGTGATGTAATTACGTATGAATTTGAAAATATCGATTATCAAGCATTAAATTGGCTTGAAGAGCATGCTTATTTGCCACAAGGCAGCAAACTATTGTCCATTACACAAGATCGCAAAATGGAAAAAGAAGGAATTGAACAAGCTGGTGCGAAAGTCGCTCTATATAAAGTCGTTGAAACAGAACAGCAATTACAAGAAGGGATCGAAGAAATAGGGCTGCCTTGTGTTCTTAAAACTTGTCGTGGCGGATATGATGGCAAAGGACAATGGGTGATTAAAGCTTTCGATGATGCGAAACAAGCGAAAGTGTTATTACAACAAGGACGATGTGTTCTAGAAAAATGGATCCCTTTTGAAAAGGAGATTTCCGTTATTGTTACGAGAAGTGTGAAAGGGGAAATGACAACGTTTCCTGTTGCTGAAAACATTCATGTTCACAACATTCTTCATGAAAGTATTGTTCCTGCAAGAATATCAAATTCTTTAAAAGAAAAGGCAAAAAATTTGGCTATTATGGTTGCTGAAAATTTAGGTCTCATTGGAACATTAGCGGTTGAAATGTTTGTAACAAATGACGACATTTATATTAATGAATTAGCCCCTCGTCCACATAATTCTGGACATTATACGATGGATTTATGCCAAACATCACAATTTGAGCAACATGTTCGAGCTATTTGTGGTCTGCCGTTAGCCCCAACATCCATGCTGCACGAAGGCGTCATGGTCAACATATTAGGTCAGCATATCGAACGGGTGATGAAAGAGGACGATATACTGCGAAAAGGAAAACTATATTTGTACGGTAAAAAAGAAGCAAAAGAAAATCGGAAAATGGGACATATCACCTTTTTTACAACAGAGATTGAAGATGTATTACAAGTAATAGATGAGTCAAATATTTGGGGGAAATAA
- a CDS encoding 5-(carboxyamino)imidazole ribonucleotide mutase (product_source=KO:K01588; cath_funfam=3.40.50.7700; cog=COG0041; ko=KO:K01588; pfam=PF00731; smart=SM01001; superfamily=52255; tigrfam=TIGR01162), which produces MKPIVGVIMGSTSDWETMKHACEVLDSLDISYEKKVVSAHRTPDWMFEYAETARDRGLKVIIAGAGGAAHLPGMVAAKTTLPVIGVPVKSSTLNGLDSLLSIVQMPGGVPVATVAIGKAGAKNAGLLAAQILSITDEKIQKKLEEQREKTKETVLESSDQLV; this is translated from the coding sequence ATGAAGCCAATCGTTGGCGTCATTATGGGAAGTACGTCAGACTGGGAGACAATGAAGCATGCATGTGAAGTGTTAGATTCGTTGGACATATCATATGAGAAAAAAGTCGTTTCTGCACACCGAACTCCTGACTGGATGTTTGAATATGCGGAAACGGCTCGGGATCGTGGTTTAAAGGTTATCATTGCAGGAGCAGGAGGAGCAGCTCATTTACCAGGTATGGTTGCAGCGAAAACCACTCTTCCTGTAATAGGAGTTCCGGTGAAATCAAGTACGTTAAATGGACTCGATTCGTTATTATCGATAGTACAAATGCCAGGCGGAGTTCCAGTTGCGACTGTTGCGATTGGAAAAGCAGGGGCCAAAAATGCGGGATTGTTAGCGGCACAAATTTTGTCTATAACAGATGAAAAAATTCAAAAGAAGCTAGAGGAACAGAGAGAAAAAACGAAGGAAACCGTTTTAGAAAGCAGTGATCAACTTGTATAA
- a CDS encoding hypothetical protein (product_source=Hypo-rule applied; pfam=PF14044; superfamily=46785), which produces MTKKTKKRKYEVSENETITDCLERMKKDGYIPVRRVEEPIFKEEIINGKKEIIPCGKKTIFEGKLT; this is translated from the coding sequence ATGACGAAAAAAACGAAAAAGCGCAAATATGAAGTTTCCGAGAACGAAACAATCACCGATTGCTTAGAGAGAATGAAAAAAGATGGGTATATACCTGTCAGAAGAGTGGAAGAGCCTATTTTTAAAGAAGAAATCATAAACGGTAAAAAAGAGATTATTCCTTGTGGAAAAAAGACAATTTTTGAAGGAAAGCTAACCTAA
- a CDS encoding hypothetical protein (product_source=Hypo-rule applied; superfamily=81648; transmembrane_helix_parts=Outside_1_9,TMhelix_10_32,Inside_33_36,TMhelix_37_59,Outside_60_62,TMhelix_63_85,Inside_86_107) yields the protein MTKFMIGSLGIILGGICLLITLAGGAIVLPEGDLLKAVSFNLAIGTFIMTTAIILPFVPSIASIAFFFLMLIWLTLFFIFCGNVVKTRKIKWLNAWQTKEIDFKQTK from the coding sequence TTGACGAAATTCATGATAGGGAGTTTAGGAATTATTCTAGGCGGGATCTGTTTACTGATCACATTAGCTGGTGGAGCAATTGTACTTCCTGAAGGAGACTTATTGAAAGCCGTATCGTTTAACCTTGCCATCGGGACATTTATCATGACGACAGCAATCATATTGCCTTTTGTACCATCTATTGCTTCAATTGCATTCTTTTTTCTCATGTTAATATGGCTTACTTTGTTTTTCATATTCTGCGGGAACGTTGTTAAAACTAGAAAAATAAAATGGTTAAATGCATGGCAAACAAAAGAAATCGACTTTAAGCAAACAAAATGA